One region of Flavobacterium sp. KACC 22763 genomic DNA includes:
- a CDS encoding FAD-dependent oxidoreductase — MDYKSNRKAMDKKAIIIGAGAAGPILALQLKKIGFEPEIFESRSEENIKEGAFLGVTPNGLNVLKEFVDLKLLKEDYTPGSMKFFNSKGRQIAELGTAYQKQQYGAETIQIKRANLNRYVRMAAKAAGITINYNKKFLRYSEADRKVTAYFADGTEAVGDIMIGCDGMFSEVRKQLFPGVSALKYTKLISTGGYAKIPELSEPLDSIQMTFGERGFFAYSVSDKGEVWWFNNYFRELQPKRQEMEKTLKAEIQKHLIDVHKNDDPLFSKIIKNSHEIIAYPIYDVPKLLHWHKGRVCLIGDAAHGISPHIGQGASLALEDTIAIAESLKLHGDYSTAFRIFQSERQPRVEKIIKSARKTGDSKTRSNPMGAWFRDRLIGFFIGRQIQRLDWIYGWIYSPKS, encoded by the coding sequence ATGGATTATAAATCAAATAGAAAAGCAATGGATAAAAAAGCGATTATAATAGGCGCGGGCGCAGCAGGGCCAATACTGGCTCTACAGCTGAAAAAAATAGGCTTTGAGCCTGAAATATTTGAATCGAGATCAGAAGAGAATATAAAAGAGGGCGCCTTTTTAGGCGTCACTCCCAATGGTCTTAATGTATTGAAAGAATTTGTTGATTTGAAGCTGCTCAAAGAAGATTATACTCCCGGTTCGATGAAATTTTTTAATTCCAAAGGAAGACAGATAGCAGAACTGGGCACGGCCTATCAGAAGCAGCAGTATGGAGCTGAGACCATTCAGATTAAAAGGGCAAACCTGAACCGATATGTCCGGATGGCGGCAAAAGCTGCAGGTATAACAATAAACTATAATAAAAAATTTCTAAGGTATAGTGAGGCAGACAGAAAAGTGACCGCATATTTTGCTGACGGAACTGAAGCCGTAGGCGATATTATGATAGGCTGTGACGGAATGTTTTCCGAGGTTAGAAAACAGCTGTTTCCTGGAGTTTCCGCTCTCAAATACACCAAACTTATCTCAACTGGCGGCTATGCGAAGATTCCTGAACTTTCAGAGCCGTTGGATTCAATACAGATGACTTTTGGCGAAAGGGGATTTTTTGCCTATTCGGTTTCTGATAAGGGGGAAGTCTGGTGGTTCAACAATTACTTTAGAGAGCTGCAGCCAAAGCGGCAGGAAATGGAAAAAACGCTAAAAGCCGAAATTCAGAAACATTTAATAGATGTACATAAAAATGATGATCCTCTGTTCTCTAAAATAATAAAAAATAGCCATGAGATTATTGCCTATCCGATTTACGATGTGCCTAAGCTTCTGCATTGGCATAAAGGCAGGGTCTGCCTTATTGGAGATGCGGCGCATGGCATTTCTCCTCATATTGGACAGGGAGCATCATTGGCTCTAGAAGACACAATTGCAATTGCCGAGTCATTAAAATTGCATGGCGACTACAGCACTGCGTTTCGGATTTTTCAGTCTGAACGCCAGCCCAGAGTAGAAAAAATAATAAAAAGCGCCAGAAAAACAGGCGATTCTAAAACCAGGAGCAATCCAATGGGAGCATGGTTTCGTGACCGCTTAATCGGTTTTTTTATAGGCAGGCAGATCCAAAGGCTTGATTGGATTTATGGCTGGATCTATTCACCCAAGAGTTAA
- a CDS encoding aspartate/glutamate racemase family protein: MRKIGLVGGISWVSTLDYYKFINEGVNARLGGLNAAQCIIYSLNFGDVQAKSWENSFELLLEACESLKRSGAEGIALCANTAHLFADRLQQTVRLPIIHIGEETAKAVKRQGLKKVGLLGTKFTMEMDFYAGKMQEHGLEMLIPEKEETRDYIQYTLKEELGVGLINPETKASYIAIANDLVVRGAECIILGCTEIPMLISEDDFAVPVFDTAKIHSQAIVDYMLS; this comes from the coding sequence ATGAGAAAAATAGGATTGGTAGGCGGCATAAGCTGGGTGTCAACATTGGATTATTACAAGTTTATCAACGAAGGTGTAAATGCAAGGCTGGGCGGACTGAATGCCGCCCAGTGCATCATCTATTCCCTTAATTTTGGGGATGTTCAGGCCAAAAGCTGGGAAAATTCCTTTGAATTACTGTTGGAGGCCTGTGAAAGCCTTAAAAGAAGCGGGGCAGAAGGCATTGCCCTATGCGCCAATACAGCGCACCTTTTTGCAGACAGGCTTCAGCAAACCGTGAGACTGCCCATTATCCATATAGGGGAAGAGACCGCAAAGGCCGTGAAGAGGCAGGGGCTTAAAAAAGTGGGATTGCTGGGCACAAAGTTTACCATGGAGATGGATTTTTATGCCGGCAAGATGCAAGAGCATGGACTGGAGATGCTGATACCCGAAAAAGAAGAAACAAGGGATTATATCCAATATACGCTAAAAGAAGAGCTGGGTGTTGGACTTATCAATCCTGAAACCAAAGCCAGCTATATTGCCATTGCCAATGATCTTGTTGTCCGTGGTGCAGAATGCATCATTCTGGGCTGTACGGAAATCCCAATGCTCATCAGCGAGGATGATTTTGCAGTGCCGGTTTTTGATACCGCAAAAATACATTCGCAGGCCATCGTGGATTATATGCTTTCATGA
- a CDS encoding AraC family transcriptional regulator, producing MGFELKNDKKALEIAFDENDFSNHGFKEDVFEMNLPFGQVTGRQWLFDGIKILYSETNLDSPVELDWKGDTELVAMHFNLQGRTSIKQDGMDNSFELNKNQHNLFYGTNAEGKMKFDELRMKSFMIQFEKNSFLRMSKDGNESLKRFAGKIASGTPSAFSNSNLNINLPIQTCINSILNCEYSSGLKRLFLLSKTIELLVLQAESFNAFQNSKSQYIKHDYDKERIVFARDYLGKNVESPPTLAELAKIAGINEYKLKRGFKEMFNQTAFSYLSDLRLELAKNDLLDGRKLASEIAFELGYYSLQHFSNAFKKKFGIAPSQVRRSR from the coding sequence ATGGGATTTGAATTAAAAAATGATAAAAAGGCGCTTGAAATAGCCTTTGATGAAAATGATTTTAGCAATCACGGCTTCAAAGAAGACGTTTTTGAAATGAACCTGCCTTTTGGGCAAGTAACGGGCAGGCAATGGCTTTTTGACGGCATCAAGATTCTATATTCTGAAACTAATCTTGACAGCCCTGTCGAACTGGACTGGAAAGGAGATACGGAATTGGTAGCCATGCATTTTAACCTTCAGGGAAGAACCTCCATCAAACAGGATGGAATGGACAATTCTTTTGAGCTGAATAAAAATCAGCACAATTTATTCTATGGCACCAATGCTGAAGGCAAAATGAAATTTGATGAATTGCGGATGAAGTCATTTATGATTCAATTCGAAAAGAATTCTTTTTTGAGAATGTCCAAAGACGGGAATGAATCCCTTAAAAGGTTTGCCGGCAAAATAGCTTCGGGAACCCCTTCGGCTTTTTCAAATTCCAATCTCAATATCAATCTGCCCATACAGACCTGCATCAATTCTATTTTGAATTGTGAGTACTCCAGCGGATTAAAAAGATTGTTTCTTCTATCCAAAACAATTGAGCTGCTTGTTCTCCAGGCGGAATCATTCAATGCTTTTCAAAATTCAAAATCCCAATACATAAAACATGATTACGACAAAGAGCGGATCGTATTTGCCCGCGATTATCTGGGTAAAAATGTTGAGTCGCCTCCCACACTGGCTGAATTGGCCAAAATAGCAGGAATAAACGAATACAAGCTGAAGCGGGGTTTTAAAGAAATGTTTAATCAGACAGCCTTCTCCTACCTGTCTGACTTGCGTTTAGAGCTGGCAAAAAACGATCTGCTTGACGGCAGAAAACTGGCTTCTGAAATCGCATTTGAATTGGGCTACTATTCATTGCAGCACTTTAGCAATGCATTTAAAAAAAAGTTCGGCATTGCCCCAAGCCAGGTTAGACGCTCTAGATAA